From a single Oreochromis niloticus isolate F11D_XX linkage group LG4, O_niloticus_UMD_NMBU, whole genome shotgun sequence genomic region:
- the prl gene encoding prolactin precursor (The RefSeq protein has 2 substitutions compared to this genomic sequence), producing MRQRRTSGTNLFMTVLCVVAMCRAVPINELFERASQHSDKLHSLSSTLTQELDSHFPPIGRVIMPRPAMCHTSSLQTPIDKDQALQVSESDLMSLARSLLQAWSDPLVVLSSSASTLPHPAQSTIFNKIQEMQQYSKSLKDGLDVLSSKMGSPAQAITSLPYRGGTNLGHDKITKLINFNFLLSCLRRDSHKIDSFLKVLRCRAAKMQPEMC from the exons ATGGCTCAGAGAAGAACCAGTGGAACCAACCTCTTCATGACAG TGTTGTGTGTGGTGGCAATGTGCAGAGCCGTCCCCATCAACGAACTGTTCGAGCGAGCCTCTCAGCACTCTGACAAACTGCACTCTCTCAGCACGACGCTCACCCAGGAGCTG GACTCTCACTTCCCTCCTATAGGCAGGGTGATCATGCCGCGGCCTGCAATGTGCCACACCTCCTCTCTACAGACGCCCATTGACAAGGACCAAGCACTTCAAGTGTCA GAGTCAGATTTGATGTCCCTGGCTCGCTCCCTCCTCCAAGCCTGGTCAGACCCTCTCGTAGTCCTGTCCTCCTCCGCTAGTACCCTGCCTCACCCAGCACAAAGCACCATATTCAACAAGATCCAGGAGATGCAGCAGTACTCCAAAAGTCTCAAGGATGGCCTGGATGTACTATCTAGTAAG ATGGGTTCACCTGCTCAGGCCATCACTTCACTGCCCTACCGAGGAGGCACCAACCTCGGCCATGACAAGATCACCAAGTTGATCAACTTCAACTTTCTGCTGTCCTGCCTCCGTCGGGACTCTCACAAGATTGACAGCTTCCTGAAAGTCCTGCGCTGCCGGGCAGCAAAGATGCAACCAGAGATGTGCTGA